CGAGTCGCATAACCTTCGGGATTAGCTGCTTTCGAAGGAGCCTCGATTGAGCCGTCGATAAAACCGAGTTTGTTCTTGGAGTTTAAAGCTAGGGTCATAGCCCTTTTCCAACCGGAGTAGTTGTCTCCATTCAAGGATTTGGAAACTAGAACCAATCCGGGATGATCTGAGTGATGAGTGAAATAAGAATTTGAGATGTCTGTTTTTGAAAAATCTGATGCAGTCTCTGATTTGGATGAATCAGAGTT
This portion of the Rosa chinensis cultivar Old Blush chromosome 1, RchiOBHm-V2, whole genome shotgun sequence genome encodes:
- the LOC112166833 gene encoding uncharacterized protein LOC112166833 is translated as MVIDDASDKSAANSDSSKSETASDFSKTDISNSYFTHHSDHPGLVLVSKSLNGDNYSGWKRAMTLALNSKNKLGFIDGSIEAPSKAANPEGYATRSRCNDMVHSWIVNTLNPEIADSVIYYPTAHEVWEDLYERFSQSNAPCIFEIQRDIACL